The following are encoded together in the Myxococcales bacterium genome:
- a CDS encoding MMPL family transporter, with the protein MSQQSLRTRADASFTQWGHWVFGHPWLVIISVLTFSVLLISQVRHLEIDTSIEGFLLEDDPILIVYNDFRDRFERDDLVTVAIRPPEIFDFKFLEKLRKLHQELEDDLKYLDEVTSLINARSTRGVEGELIVEDLFEDWPENEAELAVIRDRARENPIYENLLLSQNGELTTLAIRFSTYSESSDDVDLSGFDDEAVPLTGEPSARPFLTGAETLEAVAGLYAILERYDADDFELEIAGAPILTSRLTNEMTADMGTFLVVSILATAVFLYLLFRRISATLIPVGIVLLSLLTTVGFMPLLDIPMQIPTQILPAFLLAVGIGDSVHILAIFYQYRGRGESKQDSIAHALGHSGFPVLMTSLTTAGALISFASASLAPIHNLGIIAPIGVVFAFIYTITLVPALLAVVPIGEAPRHGARLGVVDRMLERCAVLSTTRPW; encoded by the coding sequence TTGAGTCAGCAAAGTCTTCGAACTCGGGCGGATGCGTCGTTCACACAGTGGGGCCATTGGGTCTTTGGCCATCCATGGCTCGTCATCATCTCGGTGTTGACCTTCTCGGTTCTCTTGATCTCCCAGGTGCGCCATCTCGAGATCGATACCAGCATCGAGGGGTTTCTTCTAGAAGACGATCCGATTCTGATCGTCTACAACGATTTCCGCGATCGCTTCGAGCGCGACGATCTCGTTACCGTGGCGATTCGTCCGCCGGAGATTTTCGACTTCAAGTTTCTAGAGAAGCTGCGAAAGCTCCACCAAGAACTCGAGGACGATCTCAAATACCTCGACGAAGTCACGAGTCTCATCAACGCGCGCTCGACCCGGGGCGTAGAGGGTGAGTTGATCGTCGAGGATCTCTTCGAGGATTGGCCCGAAAACGAGGCAGAACTCGCGGTGATTCGTGACCGCGCACGCGAAAACCCCATCTACGAGAACCTTCTGCTCTCGCAGAACGGCGAACTCACGACCCTGGCCATTCGCTTTAGCACCTATTCTGAATCCAGTGACGACGTCGATCTGTCGGGCTTCGATGACGAAGCCGTACCCCTTACGGGTGAGCCGTCAGCCCGACCTTTCCTCACCGGCGCCGAGACGCTGGAGGCTGTTGCCGGGCTCTATGCCATTCTCGAGCGCTACGACGCCGACGACTTCGAACTCGAGATTGCGGGTGCGCCGATTTTGACCTCGCGACTGACGAACGAAATGACGGCAGATATGGGGACGTTCCTGGTGGTTTCGATCCTTGCCACTGCGGTTTTTCTCTATCTGCTGTTCCGACGCATCTCCGCCACCTTGATTCCCGTTGGGATCGTTCTCCTGTCCCTCCTCACCACCGTGGGTTTCATGCCGTTGCTCGATATTCCGATGCAGATCCCCACCCAGATATTGCCCGCCTTTCTGCTGGCGGTGGGGATCGGCGACTCTGTGCACATCCTGGCGATCTTCTATCAATACAGAGGCCGTGGCGAGTCGAAGCAAGATTCGATTGCCCATGCCCTGGGCCATTCGGGCTTTCCGGTATTGATGACGAGCCTCACGACCGCCGGCGCCCTGATTTCCTTCGCGTCCGCCAGTCTCGCGCCTATCCACAACCTCGGGATCATCGCGCCGATCGGCGTGGTCTTCGCATTCATCTATACCATAACGCTAGTGCCGGCGCTGCTCGCGGTGGTGCCCATTGGCGAAGCGCCCAGGCACGGCGCCCGCCTCGGCGTGGTGGATCGTATGCTCGAACGATGTGCAGTGCTCTCCACCACACGTCCCTGG